The segment CGCATTTGAAGGGTTTTTTTTGGAGCGCATGGGCATTGGCTTTTTAACTGCTTATTACGACATCTTAATTGGGTATCGTCAAAATATTTTTTTGATTGCCGAGGATTCTAATGGCGAGCTAATTGGATTTATAGCGGGCTATCTTGATAAATCTAGATTTTATAAGCATCTCCTCGCAAGGTGTTTTCGAATTATTTTTCCTGCGCTTATTGCAATGGTTAGGAGCCCAGCTTTATTTTTGGAGGTGGCCCTTAATTTTTTAAGGGTGAATAGGTTGTCCGTGACGCGTGAGGTTGAATGCGAGCTTGCTTCAGTTGGTGTTCTAATGGGGGGTGTGGGTATTGGCTCTCAATTATTGAGAGCCTTTATTGCTGAAGTTAAATCAAGGCATTTTGACTGTATAACTCTCACAACTGACTATAGCGATAATGCGATCGCTAAAATTTTTTATGAAAAGCATGGATTTACCATGGTCGGTATTGAGGTCAGAACTACTGGGCGAGTGCTTGCTAAATATTCTTTGGATTTGACTTGCGGATGATGAATGAATTTATAAAATTTTCCTCCCCTGAAATAGGCGACGACGAAATTGCTGGTGTTGTAGATGTATTAAGAAGTGGCTGGTTAACTTCTGGCGCAAGATCGGCTGCTTTTGAGCGTGATTTTGCCGAATTTTTGGGGGGCTCGGTAGAGGCTATTGCAGTAAATTCAGCAACTGCGGGGCTGCATTTAGCGCTTGAGGCGGTGGGTGTGGGCGCTGGTGACGAGGTAATTACAACAACGCACACTTTTACTGCAACTGCGGAAGTCATAAGATATTTAGGGGCGAACCCAGTGTTTTTAGATATTGATCCCTCCACTTTGTGCATCGATATATCTAAGATTGAGAGTGCAATCACGCCAAAAACTAAGGCAATTATAGTTGTGCACTTTGCGGGTATATCTGCCAATATCTCAGCTGTAGCGGAGATTGCAAAAAGATATGACATCAAAATTGTAGAGGATGCTGCACACGCATTGCCGTCTAGTATCGATGGGCATTTGGTGGGAACTTTGAATTCAGACGCAACCGTATTTAGTTTTTATGCTAACAAAACTATAACAACGGGCGAGGGCGGAATGTTGGTAACGAGGAGCCAAGAAATCGCAAATCGTGCAAGGCTTATGAGGTTGCACGGTATAGATAGAGACGCATTTGGCCGCTTCCAGGCAAAAATTCCAAGCTGGTTTTATCAGGTAATGGCTCCTGGGTATAAGTACAACTTGACTGATATGGCGGCGGCAATTGGTATTGCGCAGCTAAAGAAGGCTTGGAGGTTTCAGGCTGCAAGAGAGAGGATCGCCAAAGAATACAATCAAAAACTTAATCGGTTCGGCATTACCATTCCGCCTCAGCCACTTCAGGGGGACGTGCATTCATGGCATCTTTACGTGATTCAGTTGCCCGCTGAAATGAAGGAATATAGAGATAATTTTATTAATAAAATGCATGACTATGGTGTTGGTTGCAGCGTTCATTACATACCACTTCATTTGCAACCGTATTGGAAAAGTTTTTGCGACTTGCGGAAGGAGATGTTTCCCGTTAGCCAGATGGTCTATGAGACCTCAGTATCGCTTCCAATTTATAGCTCTATGAGCGATGAGCAGATTAATCGGGTTATACAAGCAGTTGAGTTATCGCTACCATGATTTTAAAGAGAGCATTTGATATTTTTACTGGCTTGATCGCATTGATTTTTCTGATGCCAGTGTTTGCGCTAATTGCAGTGGCGATAAAAATTGAATCTCCGGGGCCGATATTATTTTCTCAGTTGAGGGTTGGTAGAAATCAAGTGCCATTTTTCATTCATAAGTTTAGATCAATGAAATATTCAGCAGGGGAGAATGGTTCGCTTTTAACGATAGGGTCTGATAATCGAATCACTGGTGTAGGAAGGGTATTGAGAAGTAGCAAGCTTGATGAGTTGCCGCAGCTCTTTGACATATTACTGGGTAAGATGAGTTTTGTTGGGCCAAGACCGGAAGTCCCCTATTTTGCTGACTTTTATACTCTTCAGCAAAAAAAGATTATTTTTTCTGTGCGCCCCGGCTTGACCGATTCAGCTTCTATATTTTTTATTAATGAAGCTAAAATTCTAGGGGCATCCAAGAATCCCGAAGAGCTATATGTTAAAAATATTCTTCCGATTAAGGCAAGCCTGGCAATTGATTATGTTAATGGTCGAACATTTATAGGTGATCAGATAATTTTACTAAAAACATTAGTTAAAATTTTTTATAGAGGGTAAGTGATATTGTCAAAAAAACCTCAAAATTGCGTTCTTGTAACTGGTGCTGGGGGTTTTATTGGTTCAGCCCTTTGCAAGACGTTAAATGTGGATGGGCATTCAGTTCGCAAAGTTTTTCGCGAACTGAATGGAGATCGCGGGCTTAATAATATAGCTATAGGAAATATCGATAGCTATACAGATTGGTCAGGGGCGCTTAATGGGGTTGATACAGTGGTGCATTGTGCTGCGCGGGTTCACCAAATGAGGGAGTGTGTAACAGATCCGCTATCTGAGTATATAAAGGTAAATGTTGAGGCGACTATTAAATTAGCGGAGCAGACTATCGAGG is part of the Polynucleobacter tropicus genome and harbors:
- a CDS encoding GNAT family N-acetyltransferase, translated to MSPKIIIRKAEVSDSSAIASVHRIAFEGFFLERMGIGFLTAYYDILIGYRQNIFLIAEDSNGELIGFIAGYLDKSRFYKHLLARCFRIIFPALIAMVRSPALFLEVALNFLRVNRLSVTREVECELASVGVLMGGVGIGSQLLRAFIAEVKSRHFDCITLTTDYSDNAIAKIFYEKHGFTMVGIEVRTTGRVLAKYSLDLTCG
- a CDS encoding DegT/DnrJ/EryC1/StrS family aminotransferase, translated to MNEFIKFSSPEIGDDEIAGVVDVLRSGWLTSGARSAAFERDFAEFLGGSVEAIAVNSATAGLHLALEAVGVGAGDEVITTTHTFTATAEVIRYLGANPVFLDIDPSTLCIDISKIESAITPKTKAIIVVHFAGISANISAVAEIAKRYDIKIVEDAAHALPSSIDGHLVGTLNSDATVFSFYANKTITTGEGGMLVTRSQEIANRARLMRLHGIDRDAFGRFQAKIPSWFYQVMAPGYKYNLTDMAAAIGIAQLKKAWRFQAARERIAKEYNQKLNRFGITIPPQPLQGDVHSWHLYVIQLPAEMKEYRDNFINKMHDYGVGCSVHYIPLHLQPYWKSFCDLRKEMFPVSQMVYETSVSLPIYSSMSDEQINRVIQAVELSLP
- a CDS encoding sugar transferase — its product is MILKRAFDIFTGLIALIFLMPVFALIAVAIKIESPGPILFSQLRVGRNQVPFFIHKFRSMKYSAGENGSLLTIGSDNRITGVGRVLRSSKLDELPQLFDILLGKMSFVGPRPEVPYFADFYTLQQKKIIFSVRPGLTDSASIFFINEAKILGASKNPEELYVKNILPIKASLAIDYVNGRTFIGDQIILLKTLVKIFYRG